Within Raineyella sp. W15-4, the genomic segment GCGATGGCCTCGAACGCGACGGCGGTGTCGGACGTGACGACCATCCGGCCGGACTCCAGCGTCACGTCGACCGCGGTGACCCCGTCGACCGCGCTGACCTCCTCGGTCACCGAGTTGACGCAGTGGCCGCAGCTCATGCCGGAGACGGTGTACGCAGTGGTGGCCATGGATATCCTCCCGTGGAGTCGGTGCCGCGGCGAACCTGTGCCACGGCGGTGGTGCTGGTGAGTAGCGTACGCCGGGCCGCCGGGCCCCTCACACCGGAGCCAGGGCGGGATCAGGGCCGGCTGGACAAGGACCGCGTCAGGACCGGACCAGCCGGGCGATCGCCGCGGAAGCCTCGGCCAGCTTCTGGTCGGCCTCCTCGCCGCCGGCCTCGATCGCATGCATCACGCAGTGGGACAGGTGTTCGTCGAGCAGGCGCAGCGCAGTGGACTCCAGCGCCTTGGTGACCGCGGAGATCTGGGTCAGGATGTCGATGCAGTACTGGTCCTCGTCGACCATCCGCTGCAGGCCGCGGACCTGCCCCTCGATCCGGCGCAGCCGGCGGACGTAGTCCTGCTTGTGGTCGGCATAGCCCCACGGGTTGTCGGTCGCGCAACAGCCCGCCGCATCCTGCGCCGCGGTGACATCGTCGGTCATGACGGCGTCACCGGCCTCGGCGCCAGCCGTCTCTGTGGCGTCACCCGTACGGTCCTCGAGGGTCAGTGCCACCGGCCGAGCGGGATCCTCGACGGCCACCCGGCCAGCACCGCCGCAGCAGCTCGACACCGCGGCCGTCGGCGCCGACCCAGTGAGCGCAGTGGTCTCGGCTTCCATCGTGAACCTCCTCCGTCCATCCCCATGATGCCCGCTGGGGTATCCACCCGGATCCCGATCCGCGGGCAGGGGATCGCCACTTCAGCCTACCCGGCGCCGGCGGGGTCTGTCCCGTACCCATCCGCCGGGCAGCACCACCGAGTACCCGGTCCGTACGGTGGGAGTGGTGAGGTGGTGTCTGGTGGTGGATTGTTAGGCTGGGCAGGTGAACGGTCACCCGAGCAGGAGTGGTTCCCCGGGCGGTGCGGGTGGGGCTCGGGAACGTTCTGCCGTGCCTCTGTTGGACGCCGCCACCGTAGTGCTCCGTGGCGGTCTGCCCGGGCAACCGGCCGCCCCCCGCTCGGCGATCGACGTCATCCTCGGCACCCCGCCCAGCGACCTGGGCCGACTCTCACCCCAGGACCGTGCAGCCTGCGTCGCGGCGCTGGCCTGGTGCCTGGTGCAGTCCGGGCAGGCCTCGGCGGCCGCCGAACTGGCCGACCGTGACGGCATGCCACTGCTGCGCCGCGTCGCCGCAACGGCACCGGCCGACACCCAATCGGCGTGCTACGCGGCACTGGCCGAGGCCTACCTGTCGATCGGCCGCTGCCGCGACAGCACCGACTGCGCCCGCATCGCCCTCGACTACGCCACCGAGTCCGACGACGACGCCCACCGAGTCCGCACCCTGGGCCTCCTCGCCGCAAGCCTGGCCCTCAACGGCGAGTTCGCTCAGGCAGAT encodes:
- a CDS encoding metal-sensitive transcriptional regulator, producing the protein MEAETTALTGSAPTAAVSSCCGGAGRVAVEDPARPVALTLEDRTGDATETAGAEAGDAVMTDDVTAAQDAAGCCATDNPWGYADHKQDYVRRLRRIEGQVRGLQRMVDEDQYCIDILTQISAVTKALESTALRLLDEHLSHCVMHAIEAGGEEADQKLAEASAAIARLVRS
- a CDS encoding heavy-metal-associated domain-containing protein; its protein translation is MATTAYTVSGMSCGHCVNSVTEEVSAVDGVTAVDVTLESGRMVVTSDTAVAFEAIAAAVDEAGYTVAPA